The following are from one region of the Meleagris gallopavo isolate NT-WF06-2002-E0010 breed Aviagen turkey brand Nicholas breeding stock chromosome 21, Turkey_5.1, whole genome shotgun sequence genome:
- the TRAF4 gene encoding TNF receptor-associated factor 4: MDVSALIPTPLSFSSSEGVFKCPEDQLPLDYAKIYPDPELEAQVLSLAIRCIHSEEGCRWSGLIRHLQAHLGTCGFNVIPCPNRCSTKLSRRDLPQHLQHGCPKRRVQCEFCAGDFTGEAFEGHQGTCPQESVYCENKCGARMMRRLLSQHTLAECPKRTQPCTYCAKEFVFDTIQNHQYQCPRYPVPCPNQCGTPNIAREDVPTHLKESCSTAMLLCPFKEAGCKHRCPKLAMGRHLEESTKAHLGMVCALVSRQRQEILELRRDVEELSVSSDGTLIWKISDYARKLQEAKTRSNYEFFSPPFYTHKYGYKLQVSAFLNGNGSGENSHLSVYIRVLPGEYDNLLEWPFSYRVTFSLLDQSDPSLSKPQHITETFHPDPNWKNFQKPGASRVSLDESTLGFGYPKFISHEDIKKRNYVRDNAIFIKASVEIPQKILS, encoded by the exons ATGGATGTGTCAGCCCTCATCCCaactcctctctctttctcctccagcGAAGGCGTCTTCAAGTGCCCTGAGGATCAGCTGCCTCTGGACTACGCCAAG ATCTACCCCGACCCCGAGCTGGAAGCCCAAGTGCTGAGCTTGGCCATCCGCTGCATCCACAGCGAGGAGGGCTGTCGCTGGAGCGGGCTTATCCGACACCTGCAG GCCCACCTGGGCACCTGCGGCTTCAACGTCATCCCCTGCCCCAACcgctgcagcaccaagctgAGCCGCCGCGATCTGccccagcacctgcagcacGGCTGCCCCAAACGCCGCGTCCAGTGCGAGTTCTGTGCCGGGGACTTCACCGGGGAGGCCTTCGAG GGCCACCAGGGGACATGTCCCCAGGAAAGCGTGTACTGTGAGAACAAGTGTGGGGCACGCATGATGCGACGCCTGCTGTCCCAGCACACCTTGGCCGAGTGCCCCAAGCgcacccagccctgcacctACTGTGCCAAGGAGTTTGTCTTTGACACCATCCAG AACCACCAGTACCAGTGTCCCCGGTACCCTGTGCCCTGCCCCAACCAGTGTGGGACGCCCAACATCGCCCGGGAGGATGTGCCCACTCATTTgaaggagagctgcagcactgccatgcTGCTGTGTCCCTTCAAGGAGGCAGGCTGCAAGCACAGG TGCCCTAAGCTGGCTATGGGTCGGCACCTGGAGGAGAGCACCAAGGCACACCTGGGCATGGTGTGTGCCCTGGTGAGCCGGCAGCGACAGGAGATCCTGGAGCTGCGGCGTGACGTGGAGGAGCTGTCGGTGAGCAGCGATGGGACCCTCATCTGGAAGATCTCTGACTACGCCCGCAagctgcaggaggccaaaacCCGCAGCAACTACGAGTTCTTCAGCCCTCCTTTCTACACCCATAAATACGGCTACAAGCTGCAGGTCTCAGCGTTCCTCAATGGCAACGGGAGCGGGGAGAACAGCCACCTGTCTGTGTACATCCGCGTGCTGCCGGGTGAATACGACAACCTCTTAGAGTGGCCCTTCTCCTACCGTGTCACCTTCTCGCTACTGGACCAGAGCGACCCATCGCTCTCCAAACCCCAACACATCACCGAGACCTTCCACCCCGACCCCAACTGGAAGAATTTCCAGAAGCCGGGGGCGTCGCGGGTGTCCCTGGATGAGAGCACCTTGGGTTTTGGTTACCCCAAGTTCATCTCCCACGAGGACATCAAGAAGCGTAACTACGTGCGGGACAACGCCATCTTCATCAAGGCCTCGGTGGAGATCCCCCAAAAGATCCTTTCCTGA